The Prosthecobacter sp. genome window below encodes:
- a CDS encoding N,N-dimethylformamidase beta subunit family domain-containing protein, translating into MSLITEENAKPGSNDWQLTRMRLDKNDSFRSPLIEGYCSRQSVRAGESLDIFVSTKPTARFKIEIYRTGYYGGKGARLMTELGPFEGKEQSVPEIGEKRLRECRWEKTTSLTIPADWVSGVYLGRLMTLPASKDEPYWQSYIVFIVTDDRKADILFQCSDNTWQAYNRWPDNYSLYTDPKGNQGPWSDVSFDRPYAKYAQIYENPQSVGSGEWLCFEFPAAYWLEKEGYDVTYCSNADMITPDHGLKCKAFISIGHDEYWDIRQYQSVEKMRDAGVNLLFLSGNSVCWVTPFSPNAAGEPNRRIFRGGPYGGDYKYAVDREKDHGPYPHRGPDEGYLMGVRNIDPVNGGGDWICTKPEHWIFEGTGMKKGDSIPGMIGWEYHGDPPKDIPSLEIVAGGTAFQGGRNPQQWQAVIFDGPKNNFIFNASTIWWAQGLSKPPGHMPVWSHYSRPHGTDERVQRITANLLKRAIKA; encoded by the coding sequence ATGTCCCTGATCACCGAAGAAAACGCGAAGCCCGGATCGAACGACTGGCAGCTCACCCGCATGCGGCTGGACAAGAACGACAGCTTTCGTTCACCTTTGATCGAAGGCTACTGCTCGCGGCAATCGGTGAGGGCAGGGGAATCGTTAGACATCTTCGTCAGCACGAAGCCGACGGCTCGATTCAAGATCGAAATCTACCGCACGGGTTACTATGGCGGCAAAGGAGCGCGTTTGATGACGGAACTCGGGCCGTTTGAGGGCAAGGAGCAGTCCGTGCCTGAGATCGGCGAGAAGCGGCTGCGCGAGTGCCGCTGGGAGAAGACGACCTCGCTCACGATTCCGGCGGACTGGGTGAGTGGAGTGTATCTTGGCAGGCTCATGACCTTGCCCGCGTCGAAGGACGAACCGTACTGGCAGAGTTACATCGTCTTCATCGTCACCGATGACCGCAAGGCGGACATCCTGTTTCAATGCAGCGACAACACCTGGCAGGCCTACAATCGCTGGCCGGATAATTATTCGCTCTATACCGATCCGAAGGGCAATCAGGGGCCGTGGTCGGATGTGAGTTTCGACCGGCCGTATGCGAAGTATGCGCAGATCTATGAGAACCCGCAGTCCGTGGGCAGCGGCGAGTGGTTGTGCTTCGAATTTCCCGCCGCCTACTGGCTGGAGAAGGAAGGCTACGACGTGACCTACTGCTCCAACGCCGACATGATCACGCCGGATCACGGTTTGAAGTGCAAAGCCTTCATCAGCATCGGCCACGACGAGTATTGGGACATCCGCCAGTATCAAAGCGTGGAGAAGATGCGCGATGCGGGTGTGAACCTGCTCTTTCTCTCCGGGAATTCCGTCTGCTGGGTCACGCCGTTTTCACCCAACGCCGCTGGCGAGCCGAATCGCCGCATCTTCCGCGGCGGCCCCTATGGCGGTGACTACAAGTATGCCGTGGATCGTGAGAAGGATCACGGACCGTATCCGCATCGCGGCCCGGATGAGGGTTATCTCATGGGCGTGCGCAACATCGACCCCGTGAACGGCGGCGGCGACTGGATTTGCACGAAGCCCGAGCATTGGATCTTTGAAGGCACAGGTATGAAGAAAGGCGACTCGATCCCTGGCATGATCGGTTGGGAATACCACGGCGATCCTCCCAAGGACATCCCCAGCCTGGAGATCGTGGCAGGCGGCACCGCCTTCCAAGGCGGACGCAATCCGCAGCAGTGGCAGGCGGTCATCTTCGACGGCCCAAAGAACAACTTCATCTTCAACGCCTCCACCATCTGGTGGGCGCAGGGTTTGAGCAAACCGCCGGGCCACATGCCGGTGTGGAGCCACTACTCACGCCCGCATGGCACGGACGAGCGCGTGCAGCGCATCACGGCAAATCTGCTGAAGCGGGCGATCAAAGCGTAG
- a CDS encoding DUF1501 domain-containing protein gives MTTRRSILQSTSAGFGWLAFNALHQQWANAAAPPKTINPLAPKPPHFAPKAKRVIFMFMQGGPSHLDTFDYKPELAKAEEQKIQKYMGSAFEFKPRGKSGIMISEAFPELSKHADDLCLLNGMQTRTNAHQMATVALHIGSETFVRPSMGAWIVYGLGTEAEDLPGFVTINPVADTGGAMNYGSAFLPASFQGTRLSSGGGGVPDLSNGRLSDAQQRKQIEFIQKANRRLLSGDPGNPELEGVIQSYELAYKMQTSVPAVLDLDQEPQHIRDMYGLDDGETERFGTQCLMARRMAEKGVRFIQLTSTGWDHHQQLREGITRQATSIDKPIAGLIADLKQRDMLKDTLIIWGGEFGRGSGYDNEPYNGRGHNGGGYTMWMAGGGVKGGFTYGSTNAMGDTAETGIITTHDLHATVLHLLGINHERLTYRYAGRNFRLTDVHGEVAKDILA, from the coding sequence ATGACCACACGCCGCTCCATCCTCCAATCCACCAGCGCTGGTTTCGGCTGGCTGGCTTTCAATGCGCTGCATCAGCAGTGGGCGAATGCCGCCGCGCCGCCGAAGACGATCAATCCTCTTGCACCGAAGCCACCGCACTTCGCGCCGAAGGCGAAGCGGGTGATCTTCATGTTCATGCAGGGCGGGCCGAGCCATCTGGACACGTTTGATTACAAACCGGAACTCGCGAAAGCCGAGGAGCAGAAGATTCAGAAGTACATGGGCTCGGCGTTTGAGTTCAAACCGCGCGGCAAGAGCGGAATCATGATTTCCGAAGCCTTCCCCGAGCTTTCAAAACACGCGGACGACCTCTGCCTGCTCAACGGCATGCAGACACGCACCAACGCGCATCAGATGGCCACCGTGGCGCTGCACATCGGCAGCGAGACGTTTGTGCGGCCCTCAATGGGCGCGTGGATCGTCTATGGCCTCGGCACCGAAGCGGAGGATCTGCCCGGCTTTGTCACCATCAATCCCGTGGCCGACACCGGCGGTGCGATGAACTACGGCTCGGCCTTCCTGCCCGCCAGCTTTCAAGGCACGCGTCTCAGCAGCGGCGGTGGCGGCGTTCCCGATCTCTCGAATGGCCGCCTCAGCGACGCGCAACAGCGGAAGCAGATCGAATTCATCCAAAAAGCCAATCGCAGGCTACTCTCGGGCGATCCGGGCAACCCGGAACTCGAAGGTGTCATCCAGAGCTACGAACTCGCCTACAAAATGCAGACCAGCGTGCCTGCCGTGCTGGATCTCGACCAAGAACCCCAGCACATCCGCGACATGTACGGCCTCGATGATGGCGAAACCGAGCGCTTCGGCACCCAATGCCTCATGGCCCGCCGCATGGCCGAGAAAGGCGTGCGCTTCATCCAGCTTACCAGCACCGGCTGGGACCATCACCAGCAGCTTCGCGAGGGCATCACTCGTCAGGCCACCAGCATCGACAAACCCATCGCCGGTCTCATCGCCGATCTGAAGCAGCGCGACATGCTCAAGGACACGCTCATCATTTGGGGCGGCGAATTCGGCCGCGGCAGCGGTTACGACAACGAACCCTACAACGGCCGCGGTCACAACGGCGGCGGCTACACCATGTGGATGGCCGGCGGCGGCGTGAAAGGCGGTTTTACTTATGGCAGCACTAACGCCATGGGCGATACCGCCGAAACCGGCATCATCACCACGCATGATTTGCATGCCACAGTGCTTCACCTCCTAGGCATCAATCACGAGCGGCTGACGTATCGGTATGCGGGACGCAATTTCCGCCTCACCGACGTGCATGGTGAGGTGGCGAAGGACATCCTCGCGTAA